cccatccaaatgcctcttaaatgttgcaattgtaccagtctccaccacatcctctggcagctcattccatacacataccaccctctgcgtgaaaaggttgccccttaggtctcttttataccttcccctctcaccctaaacctatgccctctagttctggactccccgaccccagggaaaagactttgtctatttatcctatccatgtcccacataattttgtaaacctctataaggtcacccctcagcctctgacgctccagggaaaacagccccagcctgttcagcctctccatgtagctcaaatcctccaaccctggcaacattcttgtaaatcttttctgaaccctttcaggaaagacaccagaattgcacgcaatattccaacagtggcctaaccaatgtcctgtacagccgcaacatgacctgccaactcctgtactcaatactctgaccagtaaaggaaagcataccaaacgcattcttcactatcctatttaccagcaactccactttcaaggagctatgaacctgcacattaagtgtataagtcctgctaagatttgctttcccaaaatgcagcacctcgcacttatctgaattaaactccatctgccacttctcagcccattggcccatctggtccagatcctattgtaatctgaggtagctctccttgctgtccactacacctccaattttggtttgaTCTGCAAAATTAtttactgtacctcttatgctcacatccaaatcatttatgtaaatgacaaaaaatagtggaccagcaccgattcttgtggctccccactggtcacaggcctccagtctgaaaaaagaccctccaccaccaccctctgtcttctacctttaagccagttttgtatccaaatggctagttctccctgtattccatgagatctaaccttgctaatcagtctcccatggggaaccttgtcaattgccatacttaagtccatataggtcacatctactgctctgccctcatcaatcttcttttttacctctacaaaaaacacaatcaagtttgtgagacatgatttcccacgcacaaagccatgttgactttccttaatcagtccttgtctttccaaatacacgtacatcctgtccctcaggattccctccaacaacttgcccaccgagggcaggctcaccggtctataattccctggcctgtctttaccgccctttttaaacagtggcaccatgtttgccaacctccagtcttccagtcacctcacctgtgactatcgatgatacaaatatctcagcaagaggcccagcaatcacttctctagcttcccacagagttctagggtacacctgatcaggtcctggggatttatccacctttaaccgtttcaagacatccagcacttcctcctctgtaatctggacatattgcaagatgtcaccatctatttccctatagtctatatcttccatatccttttccacagtaaatactgatgcaaaatattcaattagtatctcccccattttctgtggctccacacaaaggccgccttgctgatctttgaggggtcctagtctctccctagttacccttttgtccttaatatatttgtaaaaaccctttggattctccttaattctatttgccaaagctatctcatgtcccctttttgccctcctgatttccttcttaagtatactcctactgcctttatactcttctaaggattcactcgatctatcctgtctatacctgacatatagtACTAGAAATTTTTAACTCacaaatttgtataaattaattaaataagtacagttggctggacaggtgatgtgctgtagctgtatgatgtgggagctggctgatcccattgtgaacagcAGTAACCAAATCTGCAGCAAGTattggttgctggaagaattccagatcagaattgatgatctggaatctgagcttcaaacactgcagcacatccgggagggggagagttacctgtgCGCTTtctttcaggaggcagtcacaaccggtagattaagtaattcaaattcagtcagTGATCAGGAACAACACGGTGTGAccgtaagtgaggcaggtagggggatttTGAGTTCAGGAGtgaaggagcctcagcccttggccttgtccaacaggtatgagatgtTTGCTCCCTGTGTCGATGAGGAATAGGGCTGTGGACATGATGAGCGagctgaccacggcaccatggtgcagaaggccattcaagaggggggagcaaaaagatGTAGTTGTTATagaggattctataattagggggacagatagtatccatTGTGAGCCGGATTGGGTGTCCCGCATGGTATGTTGCAGGACATCTCCAACCaacttgaaaggatattggagcgggatgAAGAAGATCAGTTgctgtggtccacgttggcactaacaacataggcaaggctaggaaggacaacttgtttggggattatcaagcactaggaaggaaattgaagaacaaTCTCTGAATTACTGCCCAAGCCACATGCTGATTgacatagggataagaaaattagggaagtataCACATAGCTAAGAGATTGGTGttggaaagagggattccatttcatggggcatcgGCATTTGTTTTGGAACCGGGTCAGTCTGTACCAATGGGATAGTCTCCACCTTAAccaatctggaaccagtgttcaaGCGAAatggataaatagggtggtcactaggactttaaactagtgagtcgggggagggggggaaaaggaaagggaaagcaacagggtatatggagtcaagtagaaagataagcagcaggttagcatttgtgcagggtttaagttcaaaGCAGACTAGGAAGgtagcaaaaaggaaggataatttAGGACATACTactagagatgttggaaatcatgaggataagaaaattagcattaaggcgCTTTACCTGGATGCTCATAATATTCATAATAAAGtaaatgaattaatggcacaaatcatcatgataggcatcacagagacgtggttgcaggggtttcaggactggcagttaaacatccaaggattaacaacttattgaaaagacagggaggtgggctgAGGGGTTGCCTTGTtggttaagaatgaaattaaatctatggcattgaatgacatagggtcagatgatgtggagtctgagtgggtggagttgaggaaccacaaaggcaaaaagacCTTTAAAtaaaaggtaattacaggggcatgagagaggaactgacgaaaatcgactggaagtaGAGCCAAGCGTGGAAGACAGTAGAgtaacaatggcaggagtttctgggtataattgaggacgcAGGACTTTgggaggttcatcccaaagaaaataaAGATTATTCAGTGGGGGAAGGTGGATTGGACAGCCAAAGCTGACAAAGGAAATCAGGAAATTTATCAATGAAAaaaagagagcctataaagtggcgaAGAAaattgggaaatcagaagattgggaagactacaaaaacaagcagaggataacaaagagagaaataaagaaggagaggatcaaatatgatggcaggctagccagtaatattagaaatgatagtaaaagttacTTTCAATACATAAAAAACAAACGATAGagaaaagtagacattgggccgctccaaattgatgcagaaaggctagtgctgggagataaggaaatagctgaagaacttaataagtactttgtgtcagtcttcacaatggaagacatgaataatatcccagcaattaaggagaatcagggagcagagttgagtatggtagccattacaaaagagaaactgCTAAAAAAGCtcaaaggtctaaaaattgataaatctcctggccccaatgggctacatcctagagttctgagggaggtggctgaggaaatagaggAGGCTGTGATCTTTCGAAAATCGCTAGAGTCAGGGAAAATCACAGATGAttgaaaatcgctgttgtaacctcttgttcaagaaaggatcaggacaaaagatggaaaattataggccaattagtctaacctcggttgttggtaaaattctagaatccatcattaaagaTGAGATTTGTAAATTCTTGAaagtgcagggttggattagaacaactcagcatggatttagtaaggggaagtcgtccctgacaaacctgttagaattctttgaagatgtaacaagtaggttagaccagagaaacccagtggatgctatctacctagacttccaaaaagcctttgataaggttcctcatgggaggctgctgagtaagatgagggcccatggtgttcgaggtgagctactggcatggattaaggattggctgtctgacagaaggcagacagttgggataaaaggttctttttcggaatggcagctagtgacaactggtgtcccgcagggttcagtgttggggccgcagctgttcactttatatattgatgatctggatgaagggactggggggcattctggtgaaattcaggggacaggcaggtagtactgaggagatgtggaggctgcagaaagatttagacagttaggagagtggtccaggaattggctgatgaaattcaacacgAGAAAATACGAGGTCATGCAGTTTTGAAAAAAGAATACagcatggattattttctaaacggtgagaaaattcataaagccaaactaaaaagggagtgctagtccaggattctctaaaggttaacttaaaaggttgagtccgtgattaagaaagcaaatgtaatgttgtcatttatctcaagagggttggaatataaaagcagcgatgtgcttctgagattTTATAATGCTCTAGTttggccccatttagaataccgtGTCCAAGTTTGGGCCTcacacttcaggaaggacatactgacacATGAGCATGCCCAACAGAGATTTGCACAGATGGTGGGCTGAACATACAATGAACAGTtgaggattctgggattgtattcattagagttcagaaggttgaggggagatctaatagaaatttacaagataatgcatggcttagaaagggtagaTGCTGTGAAGTTGTtcggtgaggagactaggacccgcgggcacagccttagaattagacggggtcaatttagaacagaaataaggacacattccttcagccagagagtgatgggtctgtggaattcattgccatggagcgcagtcGAGGCTGGGAcgttgggtgtcttcaaggcagagattgataaattcttgatctcacaaggtaataagggctatggggagagtgagagtaagtggagttgaaatgcccatcagccatgattaaatggcgaaGTGGACTtcatgggccgaatggtcttactTCCACTCCCATGTCTTATGATCATTTGACAAGCTGGTGTAGGCACGATGGGCCTAATGGGAAaaagtcaaggttagagtggtgctggtaaaacaccagcaggtcaggcagcgtctgaggtgcaggagaatcgacgtttccagcAAAAGCtcttctaatcttgactctgatctccagcatctgctgtactcATTTTTGCCTAATGGGAGAAAGTGcagacggcagatgctggagattagacttgagagtgtggtgatggaaaagcgggtcaggcatcatccgaggagcaggaggattgacgttttgggcaaaagcccttcatcaggaagttttGCCCACTCCGTCGAtgctcctgcaccttggatgctgtttgacctgctgcgcttttccagcgcaacACTCTCGAACATGAGCCGAATGAACTCTTTTCACGTTGCAACTCTGAAGTGCTTCTGTATTTTGTAGTTTAGTATCAGCGAAACACATTCCCTAAATAAGGAACATTGCAAAGTTCTGTAATTGACAATCACTGCTCAACCCGATCCCTCGATGAAATGGGGCAGCAcggcagttagcactgctgcctcacagtgccaggaacccaggttcgattccagccttgggcaactgtctgtgtgaagtttgcacattcttcccatgtctgcgtgtgttccgatttcctcccacagtccaaagatgtgcaggtcaggtggattgggcatgctaaattacccacagtattaggtgcgttagtcagagggaaatgggtctgggtcagtgtggactggttggaccgaacggcctgtttccacactgtagggaatctaatcatctaaaCTAATCCTGCCCCAGCAACCAAAACAGAAaacgctggaaaatctcagcaggtctggcaacatctgtaagcAGAGAAaacagctgacgtttcgagtcttattgaccctttgtcaaagctgtccCAGCAACATCTCAAACCCACTGCGTTTGCGCACAGGCCGCAAAGACCGCAGGGATTTGTAGTTCATTGCTCACCACGTGACGGGGACCGCTGTACCCAGAAGGCGCTGCTCGGCCGGAAGTGGTGGTTACCAAGGAGCTGCCGGCCTGTTGCTATGGCGTCCGGCGGTGAGGGCCTGTTGTTGTCAGTGGATTTTGAAGTGTTTGGCAAAGTGCAGGGAGTTTTCTTCCGGAAACACACGCAGAAAGAGGCGAAGCGGCTGGGCCTGGCCGGGTGGGTGGAGAACACGGAGCGGGGGACGGTGCGGGGCCAGCTGCAGGGAGCCGAGGAGCCGGTGCGGGCCATGCAGACCTGGCTGCGCCGGACAGGCAGCCCCAAGGCCCGGATAGACCGCGCCGCCTTCACCAACCAGAAGCGAATCCCGCGCCG
The window above is part of the Chiloscyllium punctatum isolate Juve2018m chromosome 17, sChiPun1.3, whole genome shotgun sequence genome. Proteins encoded here:
- the acyp1 gene encoding acylphosphatase-1, translating into MASGGEGLLLSVDFEVFGKVQGVFFRKHTQKEAKRLGLAGWVENTERGTVRGQLQGAEEPVRAMQTWLRRTGSPKARIDRAAFTNQKRIPRRDYTDFQIIKSPAAGLAQPEGH